The proteins below are encoded in one region of Macaca nemestrina isolate mMacNem1 chromosome 10, mMacNem.hap1, whole genome shotgun sequence:
- the LOC105493374 gene encoding dynein regulatory complex protein 10 isoform X4, producing MALDILAMAPLYQAPAITRIGPKTDPSKRPADPLKPLVPSRTKLTTIEAKRIMSILDEAINKVELVTLLSYVASNREDVEGMLGEDIMRAVREHEDLCQVLLENVRCLKEKERQLQEQEEAEEEGWLRDRLLSIELQKSSLSPLTQQIKDSTKNVLRLLLSNPQAARLLQMQTQSRSAEAQNFIDSLIELRGFLFEKLVTSPMEARDKAQFIQDINRQNSNNQQIIDTLENELAERMKKRNAEEELEDLEAVHKEEKIALEELKRRHKVLVEEFVQIREEREINSKKRMEAEQEMVRMVRAATLIQAFWKGYLVRSLLRSKKKRGKGKAKGKEKGKQKGKEKGKGKK from the exons ATGGCTTTAGACATTCTTGCCATGGCCCCTTTGTATCAGGCCCCTGCCATCACCAGAATAGGGCCAAAGACAGACCCATCTAAAAGGCCAGCTGACCCACTAAAACCCTTGGTTCCCTCTAGGACCAAACTCACCACCATTGAGGCCAAAAGGATCATGTCCATCCTGGATGAGGCGATCAACAAGGTGGAGCTGGTGACCCTGCTGTCATATGTGGCATCCAACAGAGAGGATGTGGAGGGGATGCTGGGGGAGGACATCATGAGGGCAGTGAGAGAGCACGAGGATCTCTGCCAGGTCCTCCTGGAAAACGTCAGGTgcctgaaggagaaagaaaggcaattgcaggagcaggaagaggctgaggaggaagggtGGCTCAGAGACCGCCTCCTTTCCATAGAGCTGCAGAAATCCAGCCTCTCACCACTTACGCAGCAGATCAAAGACTCCACCAAGAATGTCCTGAGACTCTTGCTCAGCAACCCACAGGCTGCTAGGCTCCTGCAGATGCAGACGCAGAGTAGAAGTGCAGAAGCCCAGAATTTTATTGACAGCCTAATCGAGCTTCGTGGTTTCCTATTTGAAAAACTAGTCACTAGTCCCATGGAAGCGAGGGATAAGGCCCAGTTCATACAGGATATCAATAGACAGAATAGTAATAACCAACAAATCATCGATACTCTTGAAAATGAATTGGCGGAGAGAATGAAGAAGAGGAATGCAGAG GAGGAGTTGGAGGATCTGGAAGCTGTTCACAAGGAGGAGAAGATCGCTCTGGAGGAGCTGAAGCGGAGGCACAAAGTGCTGGTGGAAGAGTTTGTGCAGATCCGGGAAGAACGAGAGATCAACTCCAAGAAAAGGATGGAGGCGGAGCAGGAGATGGTGCGCATGGTGCGGGCGGCCACGTTAATCCAGGCCTTTTGGAAGGGATACCTGGTGCGCTCCCTGCTCAGATCCAAGAAGAAGCGGGGCAAGGGCAAAGCAAAGGGCAAGGAGAAGGGCAAGCAGAAAGGCAAGGAGAAGGGCAAAGGCAAGAAATGA
- the LOC105493376 gene encoding RBPJ-interacting and tubulin-associated protein 1 isoform X2 produces the protein MKNPVGLAVSGMQTLRLQHRCRGGYRVKARTSYVDETLFGSPASTRPTPPDFDPPWVEKANRTRDVGKEASKALGAKGSCETTPSRGSTPTLTPRKKNKYRLISHTPSYCDESLFGSRSEGASFGAPRMAKGDAAKLRALFWTPPATPRGSHSPRPREVPLRAIHPAGPSKTEPGAAADSQKLSMDGLHSSCPLRRGLSHSLTHLNVPSTGHPATSASHTNGPQDLRPSTSGVTFRSPLVTSRARSVSISVPATPRRVGATQKAKPPWK, from the exons ATGAAGAACCCTGTGGGGCTCGCCGTCAGTGGGATGCAGACCCTCCGCCTTCAGCACCGCTGCCGGGGTGGCTACCGGGTCAAGGCCAGAACGTCGTATGTGGATGAGACTCTGTTTGGCAGCCCAGCAAGCACCCGGCCTACCCCACCAGACTTTGACCCGCCCTGGGTGGAGAAGGCTAACAGAACCAGAGACGTGGGCAAGGAGGCATCGAAGGCCTTAGGGGCAAAGGGGAGCTGTGAGACCACCCCCTCAAGGGGCAGCACCCCGACCCTCACTCCAAGGAAGAAGAACAAATACAG ACTGATCAGCCACACCCCGTCTTACTGTGATGAGTCGCTGTTTGGCTCCCGATCTGAGGGCGCCAGCTTCGGGGCCCCGCGGATGGCGAAGGGGGATGCCGCAAAGCTCCGTGCTCTCTTCTGGACACCACCAGCTACCCCCAGGGGTAGCCACTCGCCCCGCCCCAGGGAGGTCCCACTGCGAGCCATTCACCCAGCTGGTCCCTCCAAGACAGAGCCGGGGGCGGCGGCAGACTCCCAGAAGTTATCCATGGATGGGTTACACTCTTCATGCCCCCTGAGGCGGGGACTTTCCCATTCCCTCACCCACCTGAATGTCCCCAGCACTGGTCATCCAGCCACCAGTGCCTCCCACACAAATGGGCCTCAGGATCTCAGGCCTTCCACATCAGGGGTGACCTTCCGGAGCCCCCTGGTGACTTCCAGGGCTCGCTCAGTTAGCATTTCAGTGCCAGCTACCCCGCGACGAGTTGGGGCCACCCAGAAAGCAAAGCCCCCTTGGAAATGA
- the LOC105493374 gene encoding dynein regulatory complex protein 10 isoform X2, producing the protein MALDILAMAPLYQAPAITRIGPKTDPSKRPADPLKPLVPSRTKLTTIEAKRIMSILDEAINKVELVTLLSYVASNREDVEGMLGEDIMRAVREHEDLCQVLLENVRCLKEKERQLQEQEEAEEEGWLRDRLLSIELQKSSLSPLTQQIKDSTKNVLRLLLSNPQAARLLQMQTQSRSAEAQNFIDSLIELRGFLFEKLVTSPMEARDKAQFIQDINRQNSNNQQIIDTLENELAERMKKRNAEVEKENFVIQELKNHLHQVLKFSENSLLRTKQEAEKQQKADFRASQARVAKIQQEILQLQSQFYNLVMENREAEQALRKKKYKVETEIENWIQKYDTEMGEKQEELEDLEAVHKEEKIALEELKRRHKVLVEEFVQIREEREINSKKRMEAEQEMVRMVRAATLIQAFWKGYLVRSLLRSKKKRGKGKAKGKEKGKQKGKEKGKGKK; encoded by the exons ATGGCTTTAGACATTCTTGCCATGGCCCCTTTGTATCAGGCCCCTGCCATCACCAGAATAGGGCCAAAGACAGACCCATCTAAAAGGCCAGCTGACCCACTAAAACCCTTGGTTCCCTCTAGGACCAAACTCACCACCATTGAGGCCAAAAGGATCATGTCCATCCTGGATGAGGCGATCAACAAGGTGGAGCTGGTGACCCTGCTGTCATATGTGGCATCCAACAGAGAGGATGTGGAGGGGATGCTGGGGGAGGACATCATGAGGGCAGTGAGAGAGCACGAGGATCTCTGCCAGGTCCTCCTGGAAAACGTCAGGTgcctgaaggagaaagaaaggcaattgcaggagcaggaagaggctgaggaggaagggtGGCTCAGAGACCGCCTCCTTTCCATAGAGCTGCAGAAATCCAGCCTCTCACCACTTACGCAGCAGATCAAAGACTCCACCAAGAATGTCCTGAGACTCTTGCTCAGCAACCCACAGGCTGCTAGGCTCCTGCAGATGCAGACGCAGAGTAGAAGTGCAGAAGCCCAGAATTTTATTGACAGCCTAATCGAGCTTCGTGGTTTCCTATTTGAAAAACTAGTCACTAGTCCCATGGAAGCGAGGGATAAGGCCCAGTTCATACAGGATATCAATAGACAGAATAGTAATAACCAACAAATCATCGATACTCTTGAAAATGAATTGGCGGAGAGAATGAAGAAGAGGAATGCAGAG GTGGAAAAGGAGAACTTTGTGATCCAAGAACTGAAAAACCACTTGCACCAGGTGCTCAAGTTCTCAGAGAACAGCCTCCTTCGCACTAAGCAGGAGGCCGAGAAGCAGCAGAAAGCCGATTTCCGGGCATCACAGGCCAGGGTAGCCAAGATCCAGCAGGAGATCCTGCAGCTGCAGTCACAGTTTTACAACCTGGTCATGgagaaccgggaggcggagcagGCGCTGAGGAAG AAGAAATATAAAGTAGAAACGGAAATCGAGAACTGGATCCAGAAATATGATACAGAGATGGGTGAGAAGCAG GAGGAGTTGGAGGATCTGGAAGCTGTTCACAAGGAGGAGAAGATCGCTCTGGAGGAGCTGAAGCGGAGGCACAAAGTGCTGGTGGAAGAGTTTGTGCAGATCCGGGAAGAACGAGAGATCAACTCCAAGAAAAGGATGGAGGCGGAGCAGGAGATGGTGCGCATGGTGCGGGCGGCCACGTTAATCCAGGCCTTTTGGAAGGGATACCTGGTGCGCTCCCTGCTCAGATCCAAGAAGAAGCGGGGCAAGGGCAAAGCAAAGGGCAAGGAGAAGGGCAAGCAGAAAGGCAAGGAGAAGGGCAAAGGCAAGAAATGA
- the LOC105493376 gene encoding RBPJ-interacting and tubulin-associated protein 1 isoform X1 — protein MLREPRKQGLAGRAHLLSPGTTGSMKNPVGLAVSGMQTLRLQHRCRGGYRVKARTSYVDETLFGSPASTRPTPPDFDPPWVEKANRTRDVGKEASKALGAKGSCETTPSRGSTPTLTPRKKNKYRLISHTPSYCDESLFGSRSEGASFGAPRMAKGDAAKLRALFWTPPATPRGSHSPRPREVPLRAIHPAGPSKTEPGAAADSQKLSMDGLHSSCPLRRGLSHSLTHLNVPSTGHPATSASHTNGPQDLRPSTSGVTFRSPLVTSRARSVSISVPATPRRVGATQKAKPPWK, from the exons ATGCTCAG GGAGCCTCGGAAACAGGGCCTGGCCGGCAGAGCACACCTGCTGTCACCAGGGACCACAGGCAGCATGAAGAACCCTGTGGGGCTCGCCGTCAGTGGGATGCAGACCCTCCGCCTTCAGCACCGCTGCCGGGGTGGCTACCGGGTCAAGGCCAGAACGTCGTATGTGGATGAGACTCTGTTTGGCAGCCCAGCAAGCACCCGGCCTACCCCACCAGACTTTGACCCGCCCTGGGTGGAGAAGGCTAACAGAACCAGAGACGTGGGCAAGGAGGCATCGAAGGCCTTAGGGGCAAAGGGGAGCTGTGAGACCACCCCCTCAAGGGGCAGCACCCCGACCCTCACTCCAAGGAAGAAGAACAAATACAG ACTGATCAGCCACACCCCGTCTTACTGTGATGAGTCGCTGTTTGGCTCCCGATCTGAGGGCGCCAGCTTCGGGGCCCCGCGGATGGCGAAGGGGGATGCCGCAAAGCTCCGTGCTCTCTTCTGGACACCACCAGCTACCCCCAGGGGTAGCCACTCGCCCCGCCCCAGGGAGGTCCCACTGCGAGCCATTCACCCAGCTGGTCCCTCCAAGACAGAGCCGGGGGCGGCGGCAGACTCCCAGAAGTTATCCATGGATGGGTTACACTCTTCATGCCCCCTGAGGCGGGGACTTTCCCATTCCCTCACCCACCTGAATGTCCCCAGCACTGGTCATCCAGCCACCAGTGCCTCCCACACAAATGGGCCTCAGGATCTCAGGCCTTCCACATCAGGGGTGACCTTCCGGAGCCCCCTGGTGACTTCCAGGGCTCGCTCAGTTAGCATTTCAGTGCCAGCTACCCCGCGACGAGTTGGGGCCACCCAGAAAGCAAAGCCCCCTTGGAAATGA
- the LOC105493374 gene encoding dynein regulatory complex protein 10 isoform X3, which yields MALDILAMAPLYQAPAITRIGPKTDPSKRPADPLKPLVPSRTKLTTIEAKRIMSILDEAINKVELVTLLSYVASNREDVEGMLGEDIMRAVREHEDLCQVLLENVRCLKEKERQLQEQEEAEEEGWLRDRLLSIELQKSSLSPLTQQIKDSTKNVLRLLLSNPQAARLLQMQTQSRSAEAQNFIDSLIELRGFLFEKLVTSPMEARDKAQFIQDINRQNSNNQQIIDTLENELAERMKKRNAEVEKENFVIQELKNHLHQVLKFSENSLLRTKQEAEKQQKADFRASQARVAKIQQEILQLQSQFYNLVMENREAEQALRKEELEDLEAVHKEEKIALEELKRRHKVLVEEFVQIREEREINSKKRMEAEQEMVRMVRAATLIQAFWKGYLVRSLLRSKKKRGKGKAKGKEKGKQKGKEKGKGKK from the exons ATGGCTTTAGACATTCTTGCCATGGCCCCTTTGTATCAGGCCCCTGCCATCACCAGAATAGGGCCAAAGACAGACCCATCTAAAAGGCCAGCTGACCCACTAAAACCCTTGGTTCCCTCTAGGACCAAACTCACCACCATTGAGGCCAAAAGGATCATGTCCATCCTGGATGAGGCGATCAACAAGGTGGAGCTGGTGACCCTGCTGTCATATGTGGCATCCAACAGAGAGGATGTGGAGGGGATGCTGGGGGAGGACATCATGAGGGCAGTGAGAGAGCACGAGGATCTCTGCCAGGTCCTCCTGGAAAACGTCAGGTgcctgaaggagaaagaaaggcaattgcaggagcaggaagaggctgaggaggaagggtGGCTCAGAGACCGCCTCCTTTCCATAGAGCTGCAGAAATCCAGCCTCTCACCACTTACGCAGCAGATCAAAGACTCCACCAAGAATGTCCTGAGACTCTTGCTCAGCAACCCACAGGCTGCTAGGCTCCTGCAGATGCAGACGCAGAGTAGAAGTGCAGAAGCCCAGAATTTTATTGACAGCCTAATCGAGCTTCGTGGTTTCCTATTTGAAAAACTAGTCACTAGTCCCATGGAAGCGAGGGATAAGGCCCAGTTCATACAGGATATCAATAGACAGAATAGTAATAACCAACAAATCATCGATACTCTTGAAAATGAATTGGCGGAGAGAATGAAGAAGAGGAATGCAGAG GTGGAAAAGGAGAACTTTGTGATCCAAGAACTGAAAAACCACTTGCACCAGGTGCTCAAGTTCTCAGAGAACAGCCTCCTTCGCACTAAGCAGGAGGCCGAGAAGCAGCAGAAAGCCGATTTCCGGGCATCACAGGCCAGGGTAGCCAAGATCCAGCAGGAGATCCTGCAGCTGCAGTCACAGTTTTACAACCTGGTCATGgagaaccgggaggcggagcagGCGCTGAGGAAG GAGGAGTTGGAGGATCTGGAAGCTGTTCACAAGGAGGAGAAGATCGCTCTGGAGGAGCTGAAGCGGAGGCACAAAGTGCTGGTGGAAGAGTTTGTGCAGATCCGGGAAGAACGAGAGATCAACTCCAAGAAAAGGATGGAGGCGGAGCAGGAGATGGTGCGCATGGTGCGGGCGGCCACGTTAATCCAGGCCTTTTGGAAGGGATACCTGGTGCGCTCCCTGCTCAGATCCAAGAAGAAGCGGGGCAAGGGCAAAGCAAAGGGCAAGGAGAAGGGCAAGCAGAAAGGCAAGGAGAAGGGCAAAGGCAAGAAATGA
- the LOC105493374 gene encoding dynein regulatory complex protein 10 isoform X1, which translates to MALDILAMAPLYQAPAITRIGPKTDPSKRPADPLKPLVPSRTKLTTIEAKRIMSILDEAINKVELVTLLSYVASNREDVEGMLGEDIMRAVREHEDLCQVLLENVRCLKEKERQLQEQEEAEEEGWLRDRLLSIELQKSSLSPLTQQIKDSTKNVLRLLLSNPQAARLLQMQTQSRSAEAQNFIDSLIELRGFLFEKLVTSPMEARDKAQFIQDINRQNSNNQQIIDTLENELAERMKKRNAEVEKENFVIQELKNHLHQVLKFSENSLLRTKQEAEKQQKADFRASQARVAKIQQEILQLQSQFYNLVMENREAEQALRKVPREVGRGVGGSGSCSQGGEDRSGGAEAEAQSAGGRVCADPGRTRDQLQEKDGGGAGDGAHGAGGHVNPGLLEGIPGALPAQIQEEAGQGQSKGQGEGQAERQGEGQRQEMSSPPQPATDPYPPRDQARKPPG; encoded by the exons ATGGCTTTAGACATTCTTGCCATGGCCCCTTTGTATCAGGCCCCTGCCATCACCAGAATAGGGCCAAAGACAGACCCATCTAAAAGGCCAGCTGACCCACTAAAACCCTTGGTTCCCTCTAGGACCAAACTCACCACCATTGAGGCCAAAAGGATCATGTCCATCCTGGATGAGGCGATCAACAAGGTGGAGCTGGTGACCCTGCTGTCATATGTGGCATCCAACAGAGAGGATGTGGAGGGGATGCTGGGGGAGGACATCATGAGGGCAGTGAGAGAGCACGAGGATCTCTGCCAGGTCCTCCTGGAAAACGTCAGGTgcctgaaggagaaagaaaggcaattgcaggagcaggaagaggctgaggaggaagggtGGCTCAGAGACCGCCTCCTTTCCATAGAGCTGCAGAAATCCAGCCTCTCACCACTTACGCAGCAGATCAAAGACTCCACCAAGAATGTCCTGAGACTCTTGCTCAGCAACCCACAGGCTGCTAGGCTCCTGCAGATGCAGACGCAGAGTAGAAGTGCAGAAGCCCAGAATTTTATTGACAGCCTAATCGAGCTTCGTGGTTTCCTATTTGAAAAACTAGTCACTAGTCCCATGGAAGCGAGGGATAAGGCCCAGTTCATACAGGATATCAATAGACAGAATAGTAATAACCAACAAATCATCGATACTCTTGAAAATGAATTGGCGGAGAGAATGAAGAAGAGGAATGCAGAG GTGGAAAAGGAGAACTTTGTGATCCAAGAACTGAAAAACCACTTGCACCAGGTGCTCAAGTTCTCAGAGAACAGCCTCCTTCGCACTAAGCAGGAGGCCGAGAAGCAGCAGAAAGCCGATTTCCGGGCATCACAGGCCAGGGTAGCCAAGATCCAGCAGGAGATCCTGCAGCTGCAGTCACAGTTTTACAACCTGGTCATGgagaaccgggaggcggagcagGCGCTGAGGAAGGTGCCCCGGGAAGTGGGAA GAGGAGTTGGAGGATCTGGAAGCTGTTCACAAGGAGGAGAAGATCGCTCTGGAGGAGCTGAAGCGGAGGCACAAAGTGCTGGTGGAAGAGTTTGTGCAGATCCGGGAAGAACGAGAGATCAACTCCAAGAAAAGGATGGAGGCGGAGCAGGAGATGGTGCGCATGGTGCGGGCGGCCACGTTAATCCAGGCCTTTTGGAAGGGATACCTGGTGCGCTCCCTGCTCAGATCCAAGAAGAAGCGGGGCAAGGGCAAAGCAAAGGGCAAGGAGAAGGGCAAGCAGAAAGGCAAGGAGAAGGGCAAAGGCAAGAAATGAGCTCTCCACCCCAGCCTGCTACTGACCCTTATCCTCCCAGAGACCAGGCCAGGAAGCCACCGGGATAG